GACGTTCGATCACTGTGCATTGCGGGCCCATACCTAAAATACGTAAGAATTCCTGAGCGCTGCTACTTTCATGGCGGTGACGCTTGGGGGCAAAACTGTGATTTTTTTCAGTTTTGAAAAAGGCCAGGTAATGGCAGGAGGATATTTGGAGCTCAAATAAATTGGCTGGAGAGTATAGAcccaaggggggggggggggaggaaCTTCGCCAGACAGAAAGTTTGAGACTTGTaataagtacctacctacccataTGTTACGCATATTCAGTGTTTTGCAGTTCTATAGCTTAAAATGCAGGAACTCGCCCACGGGCCATCAGACAGGCCTGACGACCTGATGAGGAAGTTGGGACCACTGAGATTTCTTAGGTTTTGTCGCGCTACATCTCAAACGCAGGACTGACGTGGTATTGTGAGTTACTCGCCGGGCCAAGCTGGAGCACACACTACCGTGCTCTCCACTTTCGAGGTGCTCAGCTTTGGGGTGGTGCCCGAAATGGGGTCGGTTTATTCTGTTGATGTTTCCAGTCGTTGCAGTCTTACTGCTCTAGCCATTTCAGGGTTATTGAGCCGCACCAAGAGAGACCAATACCTGCTGAATTATTCCCCAATCCTCCTCAAAAAACTACTTGCAAGTTATCAAGCTATCGCGGATGAATTTCAATCTGCAAAGCTGACAACTGGGTGGAAACAACAACATCTACCGACAAGATCTCCCAAATGCCGGAAACTGCGGAGAACCAGGACCCACCATAATCCGGGAATCCGAGAGTCCGAAGTTAGCGTGGACGAGCACTAAACTGAGCCCTCTACAAAATACCTGGTTGTTACCAAGGGACAAGCAGGCCACAAGCAAAAGCCCATCAAGGGAGCTGTGTCGTGCACAGCTGCTGATGCTCGCGCTTTCGCCCTCGCCTATCGCGACTTGTGCGTGCTGCTGCGGGGCTCTGAAACTTGAAAGTCAGTGATGGCGCAACTCGGAGGGCGAGCTAGATACCTAGTGGAACCTCCGTTCCGGAGGTCGGAAGCTGGGAAGCCGGACTTAAGATCCGCGGCGTCTCTTCCGCTTCCACATGGAACGACGTTTGAGAAAGGGACAGCGATATTTATATCCCTCAGGTTGCTACTGGTCTTGGAACTAGAAATTATCTCCAGACATTAATCACAACGCAAAACATTAATTATTCACGCAAGAGATCCATTCACATTTCCCAACCACTTGATAGGATAATAAACGCCACCAGCTGAGAGAAACCTCCTCCTTGCTGACAAGTCCTCCCTCCTGCTCACAATGGCACCCATCAACATCGATCTCAGAGGTCTTACTCCCGCACCCGTAACTCCCTTCACAAAAGACGGCGCCGTCGATTACCCCGCCATCCAGCGCCTCGGCTCATGGCTCGGCAGCATCTCGGGCGTCAAGGGCCTGGTCGTGCTCGGACACGCCGGTGAGGGCACATTCCTCACCCCCGAGGAACAATGCGACGTGATCCGGGCTTTTGTCAAGTCGGTTGACAACAAGATCCCCATCATCGCCGGCATCACAGGCGAGGGCACCGAGGTCGCGGCTTTCGAGGCCAAGAGGGCCGTGGAGGCGGGCGCGTCGGCCGGCCTGCTCTACCCGTCGCACGGCTGGCTACGCTTCGGATACCAGCCCGGAGCGCCCCAGGACAGGTACAAGGTGGTCTACGAGCGATCCGGCCTGCCGCTGATCCTGTTCCAGTACCCCGACGTGACCAAGGCCACGTACAGCCTGCAGACGATGCTGGACATCGCGGCGCAGCCGGGAGTCTTCGCCATGAAGAACGGCGTGCGCAACATGCGCCGCTGGGACACCGAGATCCCCGTCATCAGGCGCGAGAGGCCGGACCTCCAGATCCTGAGCTGCCACGACGAGTACCTGCTGCACACGGCCTTTGACGTCGACGGCTTCCTGGTGGGCTACGGCTGCATCGCCCCGGAGCCGCTGCTCGAGATGATCGACGCCGGCAAGAGGAAGGACTACGCAAAGGCTCGCGAGGTGCACGACCGCCTGCTGCCTGTCACCAAGAACGTGTACCACCGCGGCTCGCACATGGAGGGCACCGTCGCCCTCAAGCACGCCCTCGTGGCGAGGGGGATCCTGGAGCACGCCACGGTGCGGTCGCCACTACTGCCGCTACCTGATGGCGCCGAGACCGAGATTCACGACGCCATCAAGATTTCCGCCCTGAGCAGGGTGGCTTAGACTTGCGAGAGGGGATTGTATTTCTTTTATTACTGTGTGGCATTCTGGTTATATCGATACAGATGAATAAGACATCATTGGAAGTACCGAGAAAGCAACTAGGCGGCGGGTACAACACTGATTTGTTTGCTTCGTCTTGTGGCATTGTCTTTGCAACGTAATCCAAAATTGTGAATTTTGCTGCCTTGGCCCGATGGATGTAGCTGTAGTTGCTGAGGCTACTTTGAATCGATGGCGGCCAAAATAATGACTTACAGTTTATTTGTTACGGCCTCGAGGTTTGAAAATCGGTCCACGAGTTGTTAGGGAATCTCATGGGGATTCGACTGCTACCACGTATCATTGTTCACGGTTGCCGTATCACGAAGTTTGTGTTTATACGAACTTTACAACTTCAAACGCAAACGCAGCTAAGAAAATTGCCAGGACACCATTTATTTTTCCCATATCCCGGCTCCTCTATAGTTCGCCAAAGAATTCAACTCTAAAAGCAGAAAGAAAAGCAGTCTAATACTCGCGAACAAGAAAATGCAGTCATACACATGGAAGCGTATCAAAGCGAGAGCGGTACAAACGAAGGAaagacgacgaggaaaaagaaaagaccgatgtaaaaaaaaaccagaaacAAGAAACAGAGATCAAACAAACGAAAGACCAGGAATTCGAAACACATTTCCCCCAATTCTCCTTTTATCAACCCCAAGGTCAAAATATAAAACTCGCATGGTGTTTGCAGCCTTGGTTAGACGATTGTCTAAGCGTGAAAAATCCGAGGCCTACCCTGGTGATGCTTGTCGTTCTCAAACTGAACCCAATCCGAGGGAATATGGTCTGGTGGAAGCAGTGGTGTTTTATCATCGTCACTGGATTCTTTGCCGTGGGGGGCTCCATGTCCCCGGTGGCCAGAGGTTTGGACACTGCGAGCTTTGTGGTGATGTTTCTCGTTTTCAAATTGGACCCAGTCCGAAGGAATGTG
The Pyricularia oryzae 70-15 chromosome 1, whole genome shotgun sequence DNA segment above includes these coding regions:
- a CDS encoding dihydrodipicolinate synthase; amino-acid sequence: MAPINIDLRGLTPAPVTPFTKDGAVDYPAIQRLGSWLGSISGVKGLVVLGHAGEGTFLTPEEQCDVIRAFVKSVDNKIPIIAGITGEGTEVAAFEAKRAVEAGASAGLLYPSHGWLRFGYQPGAPQDRYKVVYERSGLPLILFQYPDVTKATYSLQTMLDIAAQPGVFAMKNGVRNMRRWDTEIPVIRRERPDLQILSCHDEYLLHTAFDVDGFLVGYGCIAPEPLLEMIDAGKRKDYAKAREVHDRLLPVTKNVYHRGSHMEGTVALKHALVARGILEHATVRSPLLPLPDGAETEIHDAIKISALSRVA